Sequence from the Nymphaea colorata isolate Beijing-Zhang1983 chromosome 9, ASM883128v2, whole genome shotgun sequence genome:
TTATGAAGGCGCCAATTTTGATGAAGGCCCCAATTTTGCCCTTTTTCCCTCCTAGACTCCCATGGGATTAGTGGCACTAATTAAGAAGATAATAGCACGATTAACAAACGATCCTCAAATAGTCTGATTCCCAAGTCACTATGTTCCCGCCGGAAACCGGTCACGGGCCGAAACGTTGGTCTTTTCATGACAAGTAATTTTTCCAAATTCCACTTTTGTTCTTATGGAGGAGTGATCTTCTAGATTTGCCAACAAGGGTATTAGTGTCATTTCCAGTAAGGGAATAACCTACAACCTCTGCCGCCTCCTCTTTCCCAAATgcttgaaaaattgaaagacTTTCCTGAATTTGGCAAACAAAGTATCGCCATTTCCTTTTCTGCGTTCTGGTGATGGAGCAAATGTGGCGATTATGATTAtcttggttgatctttgacgAAATATTCTACAAACCCAttggagttttttttctttctggtctttccattttttttataactgAAAGATCATTATCTCCTCTACATACACTAAAAAGGAAGCAGGAGCTTCCTTTATCCTGATCTACTGAAATGTAAGTTTTTCAAAAGGGCACCTAACTTTTAGCAATTTCCCAGAAGCATGCCTATGTTTAGAAAAGTTTTTTGACTTCCTAATGTTGTGTTGACATTCAAATATAATGTTGTTTTGTTTGCAAAGAAAGTATTGAATTGACAAACTTAATCAAATGTAAgtcatttttacattaaagttCATAGGCCAAATTATTTATGTacaaaaattgaagaaagaaggcAACGTTCTTCGTTGgtactttcttttttatcgGCAAAGGGAAGAGGGCGTCGACCGTCCGGCTGCGACCatgactctccctctctctcttctgcatGCATGGCGCTTCTTTCAGATTTTCTAACTCCTACCCGCcaccttctccctctctcttttccttctatACCTTCTGAGACCCGTCTTGGAGTATCACAGcgttccctctccctctgttgCTCTGTctaagaaagagaagagaggtcATGGCAGACCATGCTGACATGATGTCCTTTGTATATGAGTTACGAGAGACGTTGGGCCTCTCTCCTACAGAGCGCGGCCCGCCGCTGGTCGGAACCTCCCTGGCCAAACCCCATGACCCTTACCTCGTCCAGTCGTCGTTCCACAGTTCCTGGCGAAGCAACCAATCAGACGCCACGGGCGACTGGAGTCCTGTGCAACCCCATGATGAGAAGTATCTCTTCGCCGACTTCGATAAAGCCTATCCCTGCTTCCCGGCAAGCAGTTCGCCGCCGGCAGGATTCTTCTCCGGCGAGTTTGTCGCCACTCGTCCTCCGTCTACCGTTCCTCAGTTCCCTCAGCGTTTCCAACATAATTTCTGCCCGAGCGACCGCGCAGCCGCCGATGGTCACTTGATTCCGCTCTGCCCCCACAACGCGGAAAGCCTCTGGAGATTCAACCCGGCCGAGCGGTCGGTTCACGACCATGGTATCCACAGGTCCGGTTCGGCGATACATGCAAGCCGCTTAACCCAACCGTTTGCAGCTCCTTCTCCACAGGATCAGGCGACGGCGGAGTCCCTCCGCCAGAGTTGCCTTCCCTCTCCGATGGGCCAATCCTTCCGTGGGAATCAGTACCGGACTCTTTCGCCTCTTGGGGCCGTCCCCTGGTGCGGCAACTGGATGAACGCCTTCCACAGGACGAGCCTCTCCTCGACTCTGCCCGGCACGTCCAGCCGTGTCGGTCGGAGCCAGGTGGCGTATTGGGACGACGATGCCCTGACCAAAAGGACCCCAAGACAGCCTTACCGCCACGAGCGGGACGAATTGCTGGCCATGGACCTCGCCGGGGAGTTGGCGAAGAATGAGTTGGAAGAGATGTCGCGAAAGGAGGAAGACTTCTCATTCCTTATCGAGAACCAGCAGTCTCTGATGTATACGTCGCTTGAGGAGGTGAAAGGGAGGATAGTAGCAGCGGCCAAGGAGAAGCATGGACGCCAGTTCTTGGAGAGCAAGTGTAAACAAGGTTCGCCGGATGAGCTCGAGACGATCTTTTCCGAGATTAAAGACCATCTATGCGAGTTGCTCTTCGATGCCTTCGGGAATTACCTTGTTGATAGTTTTCTGGATGCATGTAATGAGAGGCAAAGAATGGAAATCCTTGCCATTGTGACTCGGAAACGTGGCTTTCTCATCCATATGTCTACTAATCAGTACGCGTGAGTGGTTATTTGGTTCTGTCATCTAGTATCGGTAGTGCTACTGTGTACATTAATTGATTATCTTTCGTGGCTACGTGATAgtttttgagttttaaaatgCTTTATCTGTCATTTGGTGATGCTGGTAATGCACATGGAACAATGATCTTTTGCAGGTAGGTGATAGTTTTTGACAGAGGTGCTCTTTTTTGGTTGGCAGGGCAAAGGTAGTAAGAAAATTGATAGCGACTGTCAAGACAGCAGAGGAAATTTCTCTGGTCCGCTTGGCCTTGAAACCTGGGGTTTTGACGGTAATGAAGGACTCAAATGGCCATCATGTTGTGCTAGAATGTTTGAAGAACTTCAGCAGCAAAGATTGTGAGGTGAGTGAAATTAACTGTCTTTTCTGCTAAGCTTGCTGCATTGTTTTTATTGAATGTTGCTAGCGTGCCAAAGTAGTGCGATCTTTACTACATAACGAATCGCATGGTTAATTAAGCGCGCATTTTTCTGTTTGGCATTTAATCAGATCTCAGCTGTTGAATAGAGTTGAGTACTACACAGTCATTCCAGGATTTGATTATGTAGTCTCACCTGAGATGTGCAAATTGTTTATAGGAGTTCAAGCATCGCCGTATGTGTCGGATCTTTTCATTGTTAAAGAGTTCTTTATATTGATCAGAAGCTATAATTCATGAAGAacctttttcaagaaaaaggaaaacatatttcaTTGTGAATATGTGCAAGACTAACATACTCATACTTGGTTGAAAATGGTGCTTGATCTAACATTTTGCCATCTAGTTATTTTATTGGTTGATTCAAGGCCATGGCTTTTATTCTAGCGCAAATGCCTGTCCGGCCCTGTCATACTCCCGTCACATGTTGTGGTTGTTTCTTACTTCTTCCAAATGCTGGTTTTAGCTACAAGAGAATCATCTGTACATTTTTCTTATGGCATTTTGGTTTGTATATTTTTGCTTTGGATGGTTATTTAATAGTTCTATGATCTGTCCTTCACATTTGCAATCCATTGCCTTGTAAGTTTAGTGTAAGTATAGTAACAAATACTAAAACCAACAGAAAGCCTTGTAAGTTTAGTGTAAATATAGTAACAAATACTAAGACCAACAGAAATTCATATCTTATAAGCTACAAGTGTCTAGATATTAAACAATCACTTATTCTGGTGGATTTTCTCCTATCAAGAAAGTTCAGATGCTTATTTGCATTAGAAGCTTTGTCTAGCCTAGTAATTGGTAGGCAAGGATACTAAATAATACTGAATCAATTCGATAAGGAGAACAAAATGGGCATTGGAATTTGTCGACATTTGAATTCCTCAAATGTTTATATTTGTAAGATGTGCTTAAATTGATTGAAGAAAACAGCCTCTAAGTTCTTCATTTTGGGCCTCAAAATTCTGGTTTAGATTGTGATTTGTGTCTAACTTTGGTCCATCTCTTTGGAAGTTACTATACAGTAGAGTGTGCTTTACCTTAAAAGATCTTAGCTATGATCAGAAAAGCTAAATTTACCTTAAAAGGTCTTAGCTATTATCAGAAAAGCTAAATTGTTCTATGTCAAACTAAAAAACCTTGTGCTAAAAGAAGATGTTTTAATGTAATTCTTAATGTTTCCAGTTGTTCCAGTTGTTTATCGCAGCCTATCCTAACATAAATTCTGCTCTTCACAAACCTCAAAAATCTGCTTGCGCAATCAATTTAAAGATGTAATGGCACATTCTATCTTTTGGCATGGTCACAAGCAAAGGTATAAGCAATGCCACTGGACTTCCCTTTCTTAAATTTTGGTGTCCATTTCGTTTGTGAACTTTGCCTTTCATACTCTGGTTGCTTCCTTTAGGATTGATGTTAGCTAGTTAAATGTCCTACACTGTAACAAGATAAGCCATGTGATGTGGAAAACCTAAACCTTGCTAAGTCATTGAGAAAACTTGTTCGTATGAGCTTGTATTGATGTGCAGCATCAGAGGGACCTGCTCCTTCATTCCGTAAGATTCCTTTATGCATCTTTTTGTCATCTTCtttgcttcttcctcttcttgtgaTGACACAGTTGTTTGTATCTGCTGTTTCATGACATAAATTCTCAGTGAAGTGACCATTTGAAGATTTGGCCTAAACATTTGGCCAAATTTATTGCAATGACAGAACCTTGCTGCAGATATGGGGTTATTTTGCTAGCATGTCCTTTTAAGAAATTACTTGTAGCATTACCTGCAGCAATTGCATGTTCGACTCCATTCCTCGCTTTCATATTTTGCCCCTGAAATTTCTGCTGTTTTCAGTTTCTTGTAGATGAAGCAATAGCATATTGTGTTGAGATTGCAACTCATAACCTTGGATGTTCTCTACTGCAAAGTCTGTTGGAAGACACTGAAGGGCAGAAGAAGCATCGGTTGATTAATGAGATATGTGAGAATACATTATATCTAACACAGCATCGCTTTGGGTCTGTATTTATGTAAATTTATCTTGGATTTCATATTTTGTTGCCTTCAATTGAAACTAactgcctctctttctctctctctctctctctctctcggtttcAGCAACTATGTTGTGCAGTCCGTACTAGACTTAAAGAACAACGCATCTTGGGCCAAAGTTAAGGTTCTGAGTATGTTGAGAGGTCGTTTTGTGCCCCTGACAATGGATAAGTTCAGCAGCAATGTTGTGGAGAAATGTCTGTGTGTTAGTGTGGAAAAGGAGTACGCTCTTATAGTTAGAGAGCTGCTTGAATTCCCAGACTTCTTAAAGCTTGTGAAAGACAGTTTTGGTAACTATGTAATTCAGTCAGCATTAAAAATGTGGAAGGTATGGTACTTCATTTGGCTCTACAATTTGGTTGGAAGTGGTCAATAGAGATTTGATAATTTTTAGTGGATGCCCAAGTTTTTATTCTCATCGACATATCATTCCTAGTTTTGACAGTTAGGACTTAATAATAATGCTTCATTTTGCTTGTAGTACTTGAGTAGAGAACCAAGTTTTAACAAATTTCAGTCATTGCACTAATACTTGGACATTGACAGGATCATAGCTTGTCATTAAGTATAACTTTCTTGGTTGTACATTCTAAGTGTTGATCATTGAGTCAGTGGGAGAGCCAAAAATATAAAACAGGGTGGGCACCATAACTGAAAAACAGTTAGACTGTGTTGGATGGCTCAGGTTCAGGGTGGGCATAAAGAACCTAAAACCTGAGTTCATGGTGGTGAGTGCCTACTCTAAACCCATATTGCTCTTTAAAGGTTTGTGGGTCAGAGTAGGCAAGTGCCACCTGAGCCCTATGTGGCTGCATCATAGTAGTTGATGAGACAATCTTTTGTTGCCTACAGTGATTCATGGGAGGTTGCTTTTGAACTTGAAAATCATGTAGTAGTGTTTCTTAAATGTTGAATGGCTGATGCTTTCTTGCTTGGGCAACCATATAGAGTTGGTCCAGTCAGTCACTCTTGTTCCCTTTGAACTAACTTTTCCTGTATTCTGAATCCAGGGATCTGCCGTCCACAATGATCTGGTTGGCAGGATACAAGCAAACGCTTTTGCTCTCCGCTGCCCAATTGGGAGAAAGGTTTTGCAGTGTCTCAATTCGGTGTTGAATATGTCTTTGTGAATGAAAGCAAATTTCATCATGAAGTGCTTCCAGCAAAGATGTTCCTATAGTAAATCAACTGATAGTACACTTGAATTCGTTggtttatatttcttttatttgttggGTGGCCTAAATGTTGTTTAGGCTCTTCTCTGTTGATTGTCTTCCTATGTTCTCTAGATAAAGAAATAGTAAGTAGGGATTGTTAGATGTGCATAGTTGCAGAGTTGTGAAGATGAGCCGATTCACGAAAACTTGGAAAGGGGATGGGGACAAGTTTCTTCAAGACTGAGCTGAGTCTGCAGAACTACAGAAACGCATAACATACGGAGAAATTTCTGTCGTGCAGTTCGTGCAGGTCTGGAGGTCATGGCCAATGCTTTTGTTATATAATCATGTAAATTCACAACTGAATTCCATTTGTTTAATAATAGCCTACTCCTAAGTTGAATTTAGTTATGTTAATTGTTACTAGTAACCGAATATTCTTTTTATGGATTTGTTGCGAGAATTTGTCATGATTAAAAAGACTCGTGCTAATGATGGTAGTTGCcctacacacgcacacacacacacacactctctctcgatatatatatatacatatatgtatatatatatatatatatacatatatgtatatatatatatatatacatatatgtatatatatatatatatatacatatataggtaGAAAACAGACTTTTATGTGCTAATCCTATATGGGCTgttgaacttttcaaaatggaaaatggatgaccgagagaaaataaaaaaggaaaaggatgtCTGCCCAACAGATGCCTGTCCAAACCTTGTGTACTCTTTGCAGCATACAATGTAGAAAAATGGTAGACAAGGTTAAGTTGTCGTATGTAAATGTTTTTTAACAATCttactcattttatttttagttgctAATATTCATGCTTTAACCGATTAAATCCTATGTAGATtattcataaaattttatttcttcaaattcttataaAGTTCGAACCTTTAAACTTTTTTAGTTAAGAAGTCTCTCTGGAGTCTGGTCTGATTCGATTTCATCAATCTGCAAAAGTCTATGAAAAACTATTCAACCGATCCTGACAAATTGCAAGGGGAATTTTTTGTAGGTTTTGAACCGTGGTTCTTAGCAGACCATAATTGCTGCTTATGAGGAAAATTTAGCAACAATGAGCCAACGAAAGTGTGGAATAGTCTTGATTTGAACGTGGATGAACTAAACACACTGATTGGACCGACTAAGATACGGAACGAACAGAAATAGTAGAATTTCCTTGCATATCGGGATGCATTTTCGGTCATAACTATCTTGCACTTCTTGCAGGAAGTAAGCGGAAAGATTTTTCGCAATGATTCATTGATTTAGGCTTAACTAACAAAGAAGCGATGAGGTGATCACGCAAAGTTGTCATCATGTGCCTCCCAAAGATGACGTGCATGTCACTACTACTTTATTTTCTCCAAATCAGTATCTAAGCTGCAATTCTCAAGTGACTGAAGTGCAACTCTTATGAGGGGATTTGAAGGTAGActattcaagaaaaatatccGGAATTCGCAGCTCCAACTGGAAATtcgaaaaaaaaatgcaattctttttctccatgtttGATGGCAACCCATATAAGGTGAAAAAATTTCACACGGAAACACTAACCCTGAAAACTTTCACCCCAAAAATGGAAACAATTTTAGTTGGCTCCAAAAGTAAATATTTGCCTCCCTCGTGCATAGTTTGAAAGTCCCTAGTTGAAACACAAAAACTTGAGTTGTGTTTCACAAGAGATCGACATTCTAAGATAATTTATAAGTTGACATAGAAATAAGTTTCTTGACTGTGTTAGCCATATATTTATGTGTTTTAAAATGAATCACCCACCTTTTGCTCGTAGTCTCTCATGGTTCGTACAgcgaagaaaatataaaatatgttattgaAGATCACACCTTTATCGTTAGtttagtaaaataaaaaatatggtttCAACCGCAAAGAGAATAACGCCAAATCAGCTTCGTTTTTAGAGCTGTACATTCAGCTTCCAATGAAAATACTGCTGGGAGCAGTCTCCCCGCCTTCACTCCAAAAGAATATCTTATTTAATGATAAACAAAAGCAGCATACAAGCAAAAGGCAACAACTAAACATTACGATTTACAGTAACACCTTGAGCAGTAAGCCACCAGAGAGCAAGACGCTGCCCCCTCCCAGCCACTCAGAAGTCCTCCCATTCCACGAGCAAAAAAACCTGCTAAACAAGCACCCACTGATTCTGATTCTCCGTTTTCACACCTGCCATCAGTTTCCCTATAATTTAAAATCATCCTTCCAATCTCCAATGGAACTTCTTTATCTCTCAGCCGAAATCTGCAGCAAAGGTCACTCACAGAGGCCCACCTTTGAGGCCATGCACATCTGCCCTCCAGAGTAGTTCTCTGTCTCTTGGCCCAGCCTTTATTATTTGTTATTGGACCTATCCTCTGCTGGTCATCTGTGGAACTGCTAACACACCAATGAAGAGAACCTTATATTCTGCAGAGCCCTGAGCATTTTCTCCTCTAAATCACTTTATTCTATTCCAATATTCTGAGCTTTTGGAAAAGCAAGCATATAATAGAATCTATTTACCTCATTTTACAACTACCACATAAGCTGTGACAAATCCAGTCTCCTCTGCTCCAACGTCCACACATTTCAACCCTGTTTCAAGCCAGATGCCAACCTTTTCCTTGTCTGCATCATTCCAATTCATGGTCATAAAGGACTGCCTGCACCATTGCCATACCATAGATGGTATACACGTAACATT
This genomic interval carries:
- the LOC116261099 gene encoding pumilio homolog 12-like codes for the protein MADHADMMSFVYELRETLGLSPTERGPPLVGTSLAKPHDPYLVQSSFHSSWRSNQSDATGDWSPVQPHDEKYLFADFDKAYPCFPASSSPPAGFFSGEFVATRPPSTVPQFPQRFQHNFCPSDRAAADGHLIPLCPHNAESLWRFNPAERSVHDHGIHRSGSAIHASRLTQPFAAPSPQDQATAESLRQSCLPSPMGQSFRGNQYRTLSPLGAVPWCGNWMNAFHRTSLSSTLPGTSSRVGRSQVAYWDDDALTKRTPRQPYRHERDELLAMDLAGELAKNELEEMSRKEEDFSFLIENQQSLMYTSLEEVKGRIVAAAKEKHGRQFLESKCKQGSPDELETIFSEIKDHLCELLFDAFGNYLVDSFLDACNERQRMEILAIVTRKRGFLIHMSTNQYAAKVVRKLIATVKTAEEISLVRLALKPGVLTVMKDSNGHHVVLECLKNFSSKDCEFLVDEAIAYCVEIATHNLGCSLLQSLLEDTEGQKKHRLINEICENTLYLTQHRFGNYVVQSVLDLKNNASWAKVKVLSMLRGRFVPLTMDKFSSNVVEKCLCVSVEKEYALIVRELLEFPDFLKLVKDSFGNYVIQSALKMWKGSAVHNDLVGRIQANAFALRCPIGRKVLQCLNSVLNMSL